In the genome of Daucus carota subsp. sativus chromosome 9, DH1 v3.0, whole genome shotgun sequence, the window TACCAGTTTATAACGCGtgtcaaatttaaataattttttaatagttattaattattaattattataattttataacacatatatattagttgATTTGtagggtttttaatttttgataaaattgaaattCTTAATTCTTAATAATAGGTAAacacaatatatataacattgtTTGGAGTTTTTGTTGTTCTAATAGTGGTGTGGTGGTTGTTTCGATGattgtttgataaattaataaagaagTCTCACGAAGTTAAATAACTTTATTTCACAActaatatattacaaatattttgAGACAATATCTTGTTTTCGGTCCTTTTACTATATGCTGCAACGATATGGACAATTGTTCTAACCTTAGTTGTCATAATGACTTTATTGTAGTTGAGTTTCTATTTATCATGTCAATGTTATCACCATCATTTCTTCTTTCTCGTAATCTTGTAAAGGGCAATCAAATGAATGAATGAGTCCGAATTTTTgcccaaaatttaaaatttcaagtcAAATGTTCGAGAGATTTAATTTCGACAATAAATTGTCGAAATTAAACTGCCGAAAATACCTATATATAGTATGGCTAATTTCGACGCCCTTAATTTTGACGGTTAGAATTCTGTCGAAAATAGCATGTTCGATtgtcgaaaataattaattttgtcaGAATTTTTCCGTCAAATTAAATTACACGAGTTATGTGAAATCCCATCATACAAAACTATAtccactctttttttttttaatattcactAAGTCTATTCTATTCCATTCCATTTATCATTAGAGTTTGGCTTGACAGGCCAACAGGCTAGAAATCTGACTTTTAAAACGAAAATCGAATTGTTTCATCTTCTATACGATCACAATTCAGGTGATGTGCTGATCTCATAATAGTGGGCCAAATAATTACTAGTTTAAGAACATAGTCAGTATTTATCTCTAATTAGAGGATTACTATCACATATATTCATTACGACTGAAACAATATACATTTATATGAAGTGACCAaaagtttttaaatatattatattctaccCGCATGAGTCGCCTTTATTATTTTCTACCATCTATCGTTGAATTTACTTAAAACGAATTTGAACTTTTCATTTCTAAAAGGGTAGTAAAATTTCCGCCAAAATACATAAATTCTATAGATGTATATTCCACCATTACCAGTTGAATGTAACGACATCCGCAAAGTTTCCGTCCTCGTCTTAGCTAGTGGGTTGCAATTTTTAATTCGATCGAGCTTGggcgaatatatatatatatatatatatatatatatatatatatatatatatatataacagaacCACAATGTGAATTTTAATCCCTAATATTTAGGTCACAACACAAAAATAGAATTAGAGAAAATGACGTCCGACCatttaaacataaattttaatattaaactcaTCCCAAAATGAACATTTAAAAGACATTCAAGCCTCTATTGGTACACTGCATATAATgcagaaataatataaatattcaaccACATTGAGGGAAATGTTGCAAAAACGGCCATTCAAATATTCAGCAAAAGGAAGTTGAGACTAATGTTTTCCTAAGAGGGGAACATTTATCTTGAAAGCATCCCCATTACTTTCTATTGCTTCTACTCTTTAGAAACATAGTTGAGAGCACCGGATTTCAACTTATATCCCCTATTCCCTGTGAAAAAGCAGGAAAACTAATAATAGTCAATAATACAGAAAATACGAAAAGAGAAACTCGGATTTGATTCACAGAACAGATAACATTGGGCAACATATTTTACCACACAAGTACAAAGGTAAAATGAGTCGCTAGAAATAACCATCCCAAGTTTACCATTAAGGGAAGAATCTTTACTAACAAATAAACCTAGCAGATCGACTATGCTGATCAACAGATATATTACGTAATAAGTAAACTTAGTAAACAAGTAGCAAATTCAGCTAAATTTTCTGTCAGATCACAAAATTTTCTGTCATCGGTAGTAGTTGTTCCAATGGGGATGTTAAGCACATCGGTGTTTTTCAGCTGCCCTTTTCTTGTAATTAACTGATTTGTTGATAGATTGAACAGTTTTAAGACGACAGAAATGTTTTTTTGAAAGAAGGAAGATTGACTCCATTAAACTGTGCAGTACAGCGTATTGCCTTGTCTAGGTCCTTCCAGTATACTATAGATCACGTCCAAAAATTACCATACACATCAAGGAAGAATATTAACATGTCTATTCCCATATGCACACCCAACACAAACTCGAGTATACAAACCGcaataataaaatgcaaatcaagATTAGTAGAACAgctaaattaattatacattgAAACAATAATATTGTAACTAAACTTTAAGCACTAAACTATATATAATGAATAGCTTATACTTACAAAGGATGTAGGCTTGCAATCAGTGGATATGCAGGAACAAATGGAGGTCCAGCAGAAATACTCCTAATATCATCCTTCCATTGGAGCTCAGATAGCAGTACCTCAACCTTCTTACGCTTGAAATTATACGAAACAACTGTGCCCAAAACATTTGCAATAAGAGCTGAGTCTTCATCCCGTTCTCCCCTAAAAACACCTAACATCGATTGGGTGGAGTGACACATCTGATTTCCCCCATTCACAATAACCTGTGGGAATGATGATATGAGACGATCAATATGAACCCAGTGCTTGATTTTCCACTTCATATTAACAAGGTCCAGCTCGTacacatttaaaatttttgctGTATTATCTCGGACACCTGCAAGGTACAGGTGTCCACAAGATTCTCCAAAATGCCGGAAGTGTGAACCACGAGCCTGTGGAGGCAGAGCGATTTGGGTCAATTTCGCAGCATCGATATCAAAACGATAGCAAGATAGCCTGTTTACCCGGATCAAATAAACTGCACCATTGCAATACTCACCCCTGGCAAATTCCAGCCCAGTTCCAACCACAGAAACACTGGTATCTACCCATTGACCAGTTTctgaactaaattttaaaaatttagacaCTAGTCGGCGTCGGGATGGACAAATAACCACTTGCACACATATAACTTTGAAATGGGGTGATACTAAAGGCTCAAACGCCAAACAACAATTAGCAACATAACCATAATTTTCAGCATTTAATTTGGGCACAGGTACTAACTTTAGTTGATTCGTAACTAAATTACGAACACAATGGAAATTATGAGCATAAACAGCATTGAATCTAAATAAAGACAATCCATTACAAGACTGTACCATCCGCATGATATTTTTCTCTGGGAGCCTCAACTTGATTGGAGCATTATCAGGTAGTTCAACTGGATCTGAAAAAGAAGGAATTTTACGCCCTAATTCATCAACAGAGATTGAATGAACTGTATTATCCCGATAACAGACGGGCCTGTATAAGTAGAGTCCAGAGGGGATGCGAGAACTAGGGTTTTCAACAGTGTGGCGGCGGCCGAACTGGGCATTGGAGATTAGGGCACACCATTGTTTTGATACCGATTTGAATCGCGTCAGTGATCTGACAGGGAGACGGGGAAAGATAAGATCCAGTAAGCTATCGTTGCCCCCATCAATTCTGCTGACGGggaacataatttttgagatttaGGGTTCTTCCTGGTTACCATTTCTTGTCAGGCGGCGCTTTagcaaaatgaaatgaaatgagttgttttgtttatataagctaagtttgttgttttgtttattgtgtccgataaattttgtgaaaaacatGAGTACTTGCGTATTATTTGAGATTTACTAGTACTAGTTTATTACAATAacgtttaaatatttattatttattataattagcaCACATATAATTAGTTGATTtgtaggattttaaatttttaataaatttaattttttttaattcttagtAATAGGTAAACATAATATATAACACTATTTGGATTTTTTCTTGTTCTAAGTGGTATTGTAGTTGTTTCAacaattgtttgataaattaataaagaaatataaCGGAGTTAAATAACTTTAATTCACAactaatttattatcatttttcttAAACAATATCTTGTGTTTTGGTCCTTTTACTATATGCTGCAAAGTGGATAATTGTTGTAACTTTAGCTGTgacaatgacttcattttaGTTGAGTTTCTATTCATGTCCGCGTTACCACCATCATTTCGTTTTTATCGTAATCTTGTAAAGGGCAATGAATAAACGAAATTTGTATTAACATAAATTAggttaataatatcaatatgaacttcatatttatctgaattttaaaacatgatAGGAAATTAAATAGAGTTGTCTAcaaatcaaataatttgatttttaaaaattaaaagaaatagttTGTTTTGTGATATAGTTTTATTGTTGGAATTAATAATTACATtacaaaattctaatcaatataaaagtcttttatagctgtataataataataatgatgattagattaaaaaaaatgatgttaaacAAATTTGCGGTATTTTGGtattatttcttatttatttgaattttgaaacattatagaaattttataaagttatattgtgaattaaattatttgagtttaaaaaattaaagcaAATAGTTTTGTTGATGATGACTATGTCTGTTGATGAAATATATAGAATACTCAAAACTGATGAGCTTGAGATAGAGCAAAGGAGCAAGATACATGGTGGTAAGTTTAAATCAATAGCCTTGAAGGTTAAGGAGAAATCACCCAAAGAAGTTGCTGTAAAGAGGAGTCAAAGAAAGACTCTAATCAAAAAGTCTGataatgagtcatcaaactccaatgatgactcaaactctgataatttcAAAGATTTGTGTAGTTTTTTGGTTTTAGTTTTGATTGCGTGAAGATTTAAGAACTTTAGTTTTCTTGTATTTGCAGtgagaatttatttttaaaatgctaTTTCTCTTTGTATTTATGAAGATAATATAATCTATTCAACTGAAGAGTACTAGTATTTAAAAAAGCTCCAATGAATCACGATATCTCAAGAAACCATGATGATAATGAAGAAGAAGTCGACGAAGAAGGAGAGCTATATTCCTTGTAATAGATGCAAGATTTATAAGGGACTAACTCATCTTTTGAGACTAACTTTTTAAAATTCCCcgtgaattaaattttaaaactaagaTACAGaagtataaatgtatatacaatgGTGTAAGTTGTTAGCCTAACCTTCGTGAATGAATTTCTAACTGTTGTAGTAATTAATTTTGTAGCGTAAAACTTTTACCATCACTTATTAGAATGGTGtataatcaagtttgtttaatgtttatctaatttatttttacatcagaatgcaaattataatatagtttgATTCGGTTATTGTGATCGGATTGGATTAGTTTATTTTGGTTTGGTTATAGGTGGGATAGTAGCATATATATACAACAAGATCATGTCATTTTTTTTggcaatatttttattaaatttgattgCTTTGAGTTGCATTCAACTTATTATATTTGACAAAaacagtcaaatttataaatttgactaccAAACatcagtcaaatttataatttgactACAAATTATCTGTTGTAATTATAAAATTGACTAACTAAAATAAGTggtcaaaattataaatatgactgAACACAagtagtaaaaaaaattgaccGATATGcccaaattaaattaaaaaaggcGCGCGAGATTTGaatattcatgaaaattttaactTTGAAAACAATAAGCAAAAGTGATCGAAAAAGACCAAAAATAGCATGTTCGACAGAATATTGTCGAAAATGACTAATTTCATGAGAAATTTTCCGCCGAAATTACACGAGTTATGTGAAATctcattataaaaaatttatttccacttttttttttaatattcactCGTTCCATTCCATTTTCTTCCATTTGCCATTAGGTTTGGCTTGATGGTCCAATAGAAATGTGACTTCGAAAACGAGAACCGAGGTGTTTCATCTTCTATACTATCACAATTTAGGTGATGTGCTGATCTCATAACAATCGGCCGAATAATTACTAGTTCAAATAAACGagccattttggaaaaaacacGATGACAAGTTAAGCAAACTTCCGGTGATGTGCTGAAACTCCACATAAGAAAGCAACACAAGCAATCACGACAATGAGACACCACCAACACAGAATCGAGCATTACAATGCCAACAATTGGACTCATTTCTCCCATTCTCATACTAAAACACACAACACACATAAT includes:
- the LOC108201522 gene encoding F-box protein At5g07610-like — encoded protein: MFPVSRIDGGNDSLLDLIFPRLPVRSLTRFKSVSKQWCALISNAQFGRRHTVENPSSRIPSGLYLYRPVCYRDNTVHSISVDELGRKIPSFSDPVELPDNAPIKLRLPEKNIMRMVQSCNGLSLFRFNAVYAHNFHCVRNLVTNQLKLVPVPKLNAENYGYVANCCLAFEPLVSPHFKVICVQVVICPSRRRLVSKFLKFSSETGQWVDTSVSVVGTGLEFARGEYCNGAVYLIRVNRLSCYRFDIDAAKLTQIALPPQARGSHFRHFGESCGHLYLAGVRDNTAKILNVYELDLVNMKWKIKHWVHIDRLISSFPQVIVNGGNQMCHSTQSMLGVFRGERDEDSALIANVLGTVVSYNFKRKKVEVLLSELQWKDDIRSISAGPPFVPAYPLIASLHPL